In one window of Cheilinus undulatus linkage group 23, ASM1832078v1, whole genome shotgun sequence DNA:
- the LOC121505519 gene encoding protein bicaudal D homolog 1-like, with protein MAAGGAAGCGDTVEQCRAEVERLTRELAEANREKVRAAECGLVVLEENQSLKQQYAELEAEQEALRMELEQLQEAFGQAYSTQRKVAEDGETNEETLLQESASKEAYYMGRLLELQAELKHSRATTSSCQSDNEHLSGLVQELRESNEMLELQRSRMREEIREYKFRESRLLQDYTELEEENISLQKLVSTLKQSQVEYEGLKHEIKVLEEETELLNSQLQDALRLKDMSDSQLEEALESLKNEREQKNHLRRELVHHLSMCDVAYTGSAHLTFTSAPPSGNATPTTLMSPNTEEPTRCNGHLQSASTAGSAAGSGSRSNGEYRGVGRKAEGASTSDLFSEMNLTEIQKLKQQLMTVEREKVALMTSLQESQTRLQHTQGALTEQHEKALRLSQKVISLRRLHRRAQLHQEAYSCTSSQIHQEAQMELEQEEAETEEEEGRTEEEKSETVNKSQMFSYQTPGLEILQCKYRVAVTEVVELKAEVKALHDRLAQNAAGAAEEKPKRNGQLQKLERQVASLEKSCREGREKISSLEAELQTAQTAANESQGALTAAQDELVTLSEELAQLYHHVCLCNNETPNRVMLDYYRQGRGLRGLSASLKAMSSDNSKVLLTPRLARRLAAVASTTSTPAESRSSSESPSKEPLSREGGREEKEGDREGQQVPPEQNLLPCTPPTRSPSISASSSSSSSSSPALEPAGELRREPMNIYNLNAIIRDQVKHLQRAVDRSLQLSRQRAAARELAPLLDKDKESCMEEILKLKSLLSTKREQIATLRLVLKANKQTAEGALANLKSKYEAEKAMVTDTMMKLRNELKALKEDAATFSSLRAMFATRCDEYVTQLDEMQRQLAAAEDEKKTLNSLLRMAIQQKLALTQRLEDLAFDQEQTHRTRGSRLTRRKTSTPKVSPPTSASASDPAQGSSSFLAPVSLPLSSLTSPTSILSDDPMAPLSPSVVSAAAAALASALTSPSSHLPPRSPSSQAITSLAGPLAQESPPSLEAPSTRTPPSTPLKVAHSQWTLGVRTFVVDSHSFSVNISPAVPSRHSTPDTQTSLSPSSSSTSTSTSTSSSTTRPNQPGSAPSSPYRSPILGLRRSTWSPSPRTRPLSSMSRSSVFHTPSSSSPYSSSHFPSSPHSYSSAYYSSSSAFTPSSSYSHSSHYTPLYPRYYSSYRPRH; from the exons GCGTTTGGCCAGGCCTACTCCACCCAGCGTAAGGTCGCAGAGGATGGAGAGACCAATGAGGAGACGCTGCTGCAGGAGTCGGCCAGTAAGGAGGCGTACTACATGGGCCGACTGCTGGAACTGCAGGCGGAGCTGAAGCACAGCCGAGCCACCACCTCCAGCTGCCAGTCTGACAATGAACATCTGAGCGGGCTAGTGCAGGAGCTCAGAGAG AGTAACGAGATGTTGGAGCTGCAGAGGAGTCGGATGCGAGAGGAGATCAGGGAGTACAAGTTCCGAGAATCTCGGCTCCTCCAGGATTACACAGAGCTTGAGGAGGAGAACATCTCTCTGCAGAAGCTGGTGTCCACGCTCAAACAGAGCCAG GTTGAGTATGAAGGGCTAAAACACGAGATCAAGGTCCTGGAGGAGGAGACGGAGCTCCTGAACAGCCAGCTTCAGGACGCTCTGAGACTGAAGGACATGTCCGACAGTCAGCTGGAGGAGGCGCTGGAGTCTCTGAAGAATGAGCGCGAGCAGAAGAACCACCTACGCAGGGAGCTGGTGCACCACCTCAGCATGTGTGACGTAGCCTACACTGGCAGCGCCCACCTGACCTTCACCTCCGCCCCACCCAGCGGCAATGCTACCCCGACTACTCTGATGTCCCCCAACACAGAAGAGCCGACTAG gtgtAACGGTCACCTGCAGAGCGCTTCTACAGCAGGATCAGCAGCCGGGTCTGGGTCCAGGTCTAATGGAGAGTACCGGGGGGTAGGTCGTAAAGCAGAGGGGGCATCAACGTCAGACCTTTTCAGTGAGATGAACCTGACGGAGATCCAGAAACTCAAACAGCAGCTGATGACG GTTGAACGTGAGAAAGTAGCTCTGATGACCAGTCTGCAGGAGTCACAGACTCGACTCCAACACACCCAGGGAGCTCTGACGGAGCAGCACGAGAAGGCCCTACGCCTTAGCCAGAAAGTCATCAGCCTCCGCCGCCTACATCGCAGGGCCCAGCTCCACCAGGAGGCCTACAGCTGTACCTCCTCCCAGATCCATCAGGAGGCCCAGATGGAGCTTGAACAGGAGGAGGCGgagacggaggaggaggaggggaggacagaggaggagaagagtgAGACTGTGAATAAAAGTCAGATGTTTTCATATCAGACGCCTGGTCTGGAGATCCTGCAGTGTAAGTACCGGGTGGCTGTGACGGAGGTGGTAGAGCTGAAGGCGGAGGTGAAGGCGCTTCATGACAGGCTGGCTCAGAATGCAGCAGGAGCAGCGGAGGAAAAACCGAAGAGGAACGGTCAGCTGCAGAAGTTGGAGAGGCAAGTGGCGTCTCTGGAGAAGAGCTGCAGGGAGGGACGGGAGAAG ATTTCCTCCCTGGAGGCAGAGCTACAGACTGCTCAAACAGCAGCCAATGAGAGCCAGGGGGCGTTGACCGCAGCTCAGGATGAGTTGGTGACACTGAGTGAGGAGCTGGCCCAGCTGTACCACCACGTCTGCTTGTGCAACAACGAGACGCCGAACCGCGTCATGCTGGACTACTACAG GCAGGGCCGAGGGCTACGAGGCCTCAGTGCCAGTCTTAAAGCCATGTCGTCAGACAACAGCAAAGTTCTCCTCACACCTCGCCTCGCCAGACGACTGGCCGCTGTCGCTTCAACAACCTCAACCCCTGCTGAGTCTCGGAGCTCCTCAGAGTCTCCATCCAAGGAGCCGTTATCGAGGGAGGGGggcagagaggaaaaggagggTGACAGGGAGGGTCAACAGGTGCCCCCTGAGCAGAACCTGCTGCCCTGCACGCCTCCAACCCGCTCACCCAGCATCAGTGCCTcttcatcatcgtcatcatcatcttcGCCTGCCCTGGAGCCAGCCGGGGAGCTGCGCAGGGAGCCAATGAACATCTACAACCTCAATGCCATCATCAGAGACCAG GTGAAGCACCTCCAGCGGGCAGTGGACCGCTCTCTGCAGCTGTCCAGGCAGAGAGCTGCAGCCCGAGAACTGGCTCCTCTCCTGGACAAAGACAAGGAGAGCTGCATGGAGGAGATCCTGAAGCTGAAATCTCTGCTGAGCACCAAGAGAGAGCAGATTGCCACACTCCGACTTGTGCTAAAGGCCAACAAACAG ACAGCAGAGGGTGCCCTAGCCAACTTGAAGAGTAAATATGAAGCTGAGAAAGCGATGGTGACAGACACCATGATGAAGCTTAGGAACGAGTTGAAAGCGCTGAAGGAGGACGCCGCCACTTTCTCCTCTCTACGGGCCATGTTTGCcaccag GTGTGATGAGTACGTGACCCAGCTAGACGAGATGCAGAGGCAGTTGGCTGCAGCTGAAGATGAGAAGAAAACTCTGAACTCCCTCCTTCGGATGGCCATCCAGCAGAAACTGGCCCTCACACAGCGTCTGGAAGATTTGGCCTTTGATCAGGAGCAGACCCATCGTACACGTGGTAGTCGGCTGACTCGCAGGAAAACCAGCACACCCAAAGTAAGTCCCCCGACCTCAGCTTCGGCCTCTGACCCAGCTCAGGGGTCTTCTTCATTTTTGGCCCCCGTCAGCCTCCCTCTCTCCAGCCTTACTAGTCCTACGTCGATCCTCTCTGATGACCCCATGGCGCCCCTGAGCCCATCGGTGGTTAGTGCGGCTGCTGCAGCTTTGGCCTCAGCGCTCACCTCCCCTTCTTCGCATTTACCCCCCCGTAGTCCGTCATCACAGGCCATCACTTCATTGGCTGGTCCTCTGGCACAAGAGAGCCCTCCATCTCTGGAGGCCCCCTCCACGCGGACACCACCTTCAACCCCGTTAAAGGTGGCTCACTCCCAGTGGACTCTGGGAGTCCGGACGTTTGTGGTTGACTCCCACAGTTTCAGTGTCAACATCTCCCCTGCTGTCCCCTCCAGACACTCCACCCCAGACACTCAAACCTCGCTGTcgccatcctcctcctccacctccacttCCACTTCCACTTCCAGTTCCACCACCAGGCCCAACCAGCCAGGATcagccccctcctctccctATCGATCCCCCATTTTAGGGCTCAGACGCTCCACGTGGAGCCCGTCACCTCGAACTCGGCCCTTGTCCAGTATGTCTCGCTCTTCTGTTTTCCATACGCCATCTTCATCCTCCCCGTACTCCTCTTCCCACTTCCCTTCTTCCCCCCACAGCTACTCTTCCGCCTACTACAGCTCCTCTTCAGCTTTTACCCCCTCCAGCTCCTACAGTCACTCTTCCCACTACACACCCCTTTACCCTCGATATTACAGCTCCTACCGGCCCAGACACTAA